The following proteins are co-located in the Hominilimicola fabiformis genome:
- the aroF gene encoding 3-deoxy-7-phosphoheptulonate synthase encodes MIVILKQNAEQNEVNALLKQLEDMGFDHHYSKGENSTIVGIIGDTSTLDTDDLKTIDVVADVKRVSEPFKLANRKFHPDSSIFNIAGRTVGESHFSVIAGPCSVETIPQMTETAEAVKKSGASFLRGGAFKPRTSPYSFQGLHDEGLKILLEAKKATGLPIVTEIMNQAHLDLFEDVDIIQVGARNMQNFELLKELGKCNKPILLKRGLSSTIEEWVMSAEYIMAGGNEQVIFCERGIRTYETFTRNTLDLSAIPALKSISHLPVIVDPSHATGLPWMVESLTKAAIAVGADGIMIEVHNNPKKALCDGAQSLTPQQFDNVMQTVKKRVEFEGKILG; translated from the coding sequence ATGATTGTAATTCTAAAACAAAACGCAGAACAAAACGAGGTAAACGCACTTTTAAAACAGCTGGAGGACATGGGCTTTGACCATCATTACAGTAAGGGCGAAAATTCCACAATAGTTGGTATTATCGGTGATACTTCAACTCTTGACACAGACGATTTAAAGACTATTGACGTAGTCGCAGACGTTAAGAGAGTTTCCGAGCCGTTCAAGCTTGCAAACCGCAAGTTCCACCCGGATAGCAGTATTTTCAACATTGCCGGCAGAACAGTAGGTGAAAGTCATTTCAGCGTAATTGCAGGTCCTTGTTCGGTAGAAACAATTCCGCAAATGACAGAAACAGCCGAAGCAGTTAAAAAGAGCGGTGCTTCATTTTTAAGAGGCGGTGCATTCAAGCCGAGAACATCACCTTATTCATTCCAAGGACTTCATGACGAAGGTCTTAAAATTCTTCTTGAAGCAAAGAAGGCAACAGGACTTCCGATAGTTACAGAAATTATGAATCAGGCACATCTTGATTTGTTTGAAGATGTTGATATAATTCAAGTCGGTGCAAGAAATATGCAGAACTTTGAACTTTTAAAGGAACTTGGTAAATGCAATAAGCCTATACTTTTAAAGCGTGGTCTTTCAAGCACAATCGAAGAATGGGTTATGAGTGCGGAATACATTATGGCAGGCGGTAACGAACAGGTTATTTTCTGCGAAAGAGGTATAAGAACTTACGAAACATTCACAAGAAATACTCTTGACCTTTCGGCAATACCGGCATTAAAGTCAATTTCACACTTGCCTGTAATCGTTGACCCAAGTCACGCAACAGGTTTGCCGTGGATGGTTGAATCGCTTACAAAAGCGGCTATCGCAGTAGGTGCAGACGGTATTATGATTGAAGTTCATAATAATCCAAAGAAAGCATTGTGCGACGGTGCTCAATCACTTACTCCGCAGCAGTTTGACAATGTTATGCAGACAGTTAAGAAGCGTGTTGAGTTTGAAGGTAAAATTTTAGGTTAA
- the tadA gene encoding tRNA adenosine(34) deaminase TadA, with protein sequence MEEKFMKEALKQAKKAASIGETPIGAVIVRDGEIIARGYNKRETKKNALLHAEIIAINKACKKLGGWRLPRCEMYVTLEPCPMCAGAIINSRIENLYFGAYDKKSGCAGSVINLFESGMFNHNVNVTGGITEDKCASILTEFFRELRKKK encoded by the coding sequence ATGGAAGAAAAATTTATGAAAGAGGCACTGAAGCAAGCAAAAAAAGCCGCGTCAATCGGTGAAACTCCAATCGGTGCGGTTATAGTGCGTGACGGTGAGATTATCGCAAGAGGGTACAACAAGCGTGAAACCAAGAAAAACGCATTACTTCACGCCGAAATAATAGCGATAAACAAGGCTTGCAAAAAACTCGGCGGTTGGAGATTACCGCGATGTGAAATGTATGTTACGCTTGAGCCTTGTCCGATGTGTGCAGGGGCGATTATTAATTCACGCATTGAAAATTTGTATTTCGGTGCGTATGACAAAAAGTCCGGTTGTGCCGGTTCGGTTATCAATTTATTTGAAAGCGGTATGTTCAATCACAATGTCAATGTGACAGGCGGTATAACGGAAGATAAATGTGCAAGCATATTGACTGAATTTTTTAGAGAGTTAAGAAAAAAGAAATAG